gaagtacaacctctgctgggcctttttcacgatggagtcaatgtgattgtcccacttcagtggtgcccaggaacctgaatgactccactgaaGCCACTGTGCTGTTCAtaatggtgagtggggggagagcaggggggtttctcctgaagtccactatcatctccacagttttgagcgtgttaagctccaggttgttgtgactgcaccagacagccagctccttaacctcctgtctgtaagcagactcatcgccgtcctggatgaggccgatgactgtggtgtcatctgcaaacttcaggagcttgacagaggggtctttagaggtgcagtcatttgtgtagagggagaagagcagtggggagagaacgcagccctgaggggcaccagtgctgatggtgcgggtgtTGGATGTgagttttcccagcctcactagctgctgcctgtctgtcaggaagctggtgatccactgacagatggaggtgggtacagagagctgtGTCAGTTTGTTCTAAAGGGTACTTTTCAAATAAAGTACCTGTAAGACAGCGCAAAGCCGATCTTTGACTCGCTGAGCCTCAGCAGGAAACAGCCTTGTGGCTTATCCTGTAGCAGCTGTTCCGCTTCCCTGAGAGAGTGAGAAACAGGTAGTGTGAAAATATAAACCGAATGGTATATGTATTTGACACTGTTTCACATCTGTGTTTGTGCAACTTTGCTTGTGCAcctgtttttttgttatgtttttggaAGAATATTTTGATGTGGCTGTAACCTGCGTGTAGCGAAACCATGGAGCCAGCGGGGAAGAGGCTGTCCAGGCCTGTGCAGTCGAGGCAGCTGCGTTCTTTTAAACCAGAGCAGAGTGTGAGCACGCAGAGATGGAGCCTGTTTTACTGATATCAGTACTGTATCAGACTCTCAGGAtgggatgcatttatttatttttgttctttagTAGACTGTTCCTTAACTCATCCTCTCCACAGTGCCAGTAATGTTTCTCACACAGTGGTTCTCCGGCCTCTAAAAGCTGGATACTTCAACTTCACCTCTGCTTCTGTTAGTTACCTGGCCCAGGAGGGTGGACAGGTTGTGGTGAGTGGAGTCCCATGCTACTTTTCATATACACAGTCAGCAtaaggaaatgtttttttttttttttttactgtgcttAAATTAGCGATGATATTGAGAGAGCATTTTTACGatattaatgccaaaaatcaacatttggcttaatgttttattattacagTCCATGTAAATGTAGTTACTGGCTGTTAACTTTAGACTTTTCTCACATTGCTCAGGTTGGTTACACAAGTGCTCCGGGTCAGGGAGGCATCCTCGCCCAGAGAGAGTTTGACAGATGCTTTTCTCCACATtacgtaagtgttttaatatagaaaattgTGTATAATGGTCTTTAGTGTATGATAGCCTGTGCTGTTATATTGAAATTAGGGCTGGTAAGcgattaaaattgtttttttatctaattaattacatgatgcaattaattaatctaattaatcacACATCAACTTTGGCTGAGAAATTACTCCTGAAAGAtcatttaaagtcattgttGTGTAAAGCATCAAACAGACATTGCAAAAAGTAGCTTTGgcaagaaatattttgtttgataaAATTTATTACACATACTCTTTTGGaccatgagggagagtaaatgacacaattgtcatttttgggtgggtgaactatacctttaataattttattattactatggaaatatgaaattatttatttaatgaaattatcctctaaataataaactaaaactgccagtaggtggtggtaaatgtcttaatgattaaGTCATcgagtcatttattcatttgattcgttcaaatggctgattcattcaggagtgaAGTAAATGGTTCTTTATGAATGGTTCATTGAATCATTAGGCTTGTTCGATTTGAAGCGGATCATCACCATCAGACCGATTGGTGTGTGACGTCAAAGTACCGCAGGAGCTATAGAGAGCAGACAGCTCCTTATGCTTTTGAATTGCTCTcgcagtactttgatgtcatacaccgcCAACACGCCTATGGCCAATGGTTCAACGCGCCGAATGATTTGCCCAGTTCGTTCAAAACGTGCATTAAGAAATGAAATGCCGCtgtgtgttgctcggagacGAACAGTTCTGCAGTTGTCTTTATATTTTCgttggcaaaattgagcaaaacagataacattgtgtctaaaataacacaatattaagTTCTTACTTACTGAACTTACTGTTGTATGAGATCAGTATCACATTTGGACTCCGTATCAGTATCACTAAGTGATATTGCACTTAGCCTATTGCTCGTGTGTTATTgcttcccaggtgaaaaagacgtagtattaaatgtattaaaaatatacttgaaattcaagtagttgttacagtgcacacagcagggaggaacgaggaacacgcagacgaggagatacttcaaaataacagtctttaatgaggacatcaggacagggcaagacaaagcaaggttcacacagacaggaacaccggggaataacgagtagaccagacaaacactaactaaacaggcaggaactaaatacacatgacaatcactgataattactgaaacacggctggacaagacttaactaataatcacacacgtaacaaggacaggaacaagaccaaatatggaaacaagaggcgggaacacatgacagacaCGACAGAGGATGTAacagtagtatgtttataatacatttgtattcccaacatgcttatttgaagtgcattaaaaatatattgaattgcattttaatatatttctaaaaagtatactagaagtacttttgtattaaatatatgcttagttatacttctaaaaaatatgctaaacacaagcatatttttaatgtattttaaaaaagtatactagaaatacgttggtaataaatatatgcttaattacacttttaaggaatatgctaaacacaagcacactataactatatttctaaaaagtatagtcgaaatactatgttaataaatatattcttagttacacttttaaggaatatactaaacacaagcatacttttagtgttgttttagtgtatttacagaaaacataggctatattacccttacttaaagtatattttagtaggtttttaatgtactttatattgcagtaggcaaatatgtatttataattttaatatttggaaaagtacgatattattatgtttatataaaacatttttaacaaacattctgattggctggcaggtgttgattaaattagttgaactgcacaggtagttccaggtcagtgcatatctgtgcattaaacgatttgaatgcaggACTTGGAGGCGAAGAGCCACCCGACGCGCGGCGGAGtacattcaaatgtttaatgtacagctagccgttgattatcacgtttatgccatggtcatttgccagcattcacatattaaagatgttaataatatttgtgctgcaatatttgaccgaaacgataaaaatgacggttattttcgtctgtattactattaaactgtaattgtatgttactatggttaccaatgtttataggaagcgcattaatatagaacgtgattaaactgacctggaactacctgtgcagttcaacgaatttaatcaacacctgccagccaatcagaatcgagtattcagacagaccatggcataaagcggtatgttcttaattttaccagcttctgcgagcgtgtatggcgtctggcttcagtacctcactgtgacttcaggtaagatttgtatttaattaacgttatttgtctgtaccagtcatgtttttgacacatgcattggcagaaaaaaataaaataaaattagttaacattaacattcttttatttgcaacatgaagtatatttatttctgatttcctgaacaatttggcttcattgtaatgaggttaatgatctttgaaaaactatgattatgaacatactattactttgtcttgagctgatcagcaaactgtggtagtgttggttgattggtgtctatatttgttcaagcttgacaaccttatgactttattttctaatatatatatttctcattacagataagaacaaagatgaaattgtaagaagggttgcttataaaagcatacagtacatctgaaactgctgaggctgggaaggtttttgactatatttccgaccaggtacattattctgtcattcttaaatagaaaacaaatcatcaatcatcattt
This portion of the Onychostoma macrolepis isolate SWU-2019 chromosome 19, ASM1243209v1, whole genome shotgun sequence genome encodes:
- the LOC131525146 gene encoding translocon-associated protein subunit beta-like; translation: MELSGWDAFIYFCSLVDCSLTHPLHSASNVSHTVVLRPLKAGYFNFTSASVSYLAQEGGQVVVGYTSAPGQGGILAQREFDRCFSPHYLDWAAFGVMTLPSIGIPLLLWYSSKRKYDSPKSKKN